In Megalopta genalis isolate 19385.01 chromosome 16, iyMegGena1_principal, whole genome shotgun sequence, the following are encoded in one genomic region:
- the LOC143260676 gene encoding eukaryotic translation initiation factor 3 subunit C-like isoform X2: MCAFLTCSGTVISRGKIFLYNMSRFFATGYDSDTDTASEEEQVPRGPTAAFTFSDEEEETKRVVRSTKEKRYEEIANLIKLIRNYKKIKDMSSMLSSFEDLMRAYQKALPVITKEEAGQTPRFYVRCLVEMEDFINEIWEDREGRKNMSKNNSKSLTSLRQKLRKYNKDFEDDIAKFRENPDQDDDEEEDKPEEVVESEEEDDSAVAFKKAASEASEPDISKFKKSAADGDDGSESESDWGSSSDSESTSSEDEGQYQNIRERFIKKAADKEEEEDKAKRKEQRKERKDKERKKRKDEDDGEGEWETVKGGVAIASEKPKMFAKDAEINVAAVLKKLSEIIAARGKKRTDRREQIELLHELQSIADAHNLGPAVAVKIKFSIVSSIFDYNPKVSDAMKPEHWTKILERITEMLDMLLSTKDMIIAENVSEDAEEFEVAPYKIHGCVLTLVERLDEEFTKLLKECDPHSNEYVERLKDEKQVSTIIDKVQEYLERQRTASELCRVYLRKIEHLYYKFDPNVLKQREGELGSDVTTSVQVMEKLCKYVYARDGTDRLRTRAILSHIYHHALHDNWFQARDLILMSHLQETIQHSDPATQILYNRIIAHLGLCAFRHANIKDAHNCLVDLMVTGKVKELLAQGLLPQRQHERSKEQEKIEKQRQMPFHMHINLELLECVYLVSAMLIEIPYMAAHEFDARRRMISKTFYQQLRSSERQSLVGPPESMREHVVAAAKAMRNGNWSACNNFIINEKMNAKVWDLFYQADKVRDMLTRLIKEEALRTYLFTYSHVYDSMSMPKLAEMFQLKRPVVHSIISKMIINEELMASLDDPTETVVMHRSEPSRLQSLALQLTDKVNNFVDSNERIFEMKQGNFFSRGNQGNFRDRQNYNRQGQDWGRQRRDRDRDRNREENRNY, translated from the exons ATGTGCGCCTTCCTAACCTGCAGTGGTACTGTCATTTCAAGaggaaaaa TATTTTTGTACAATATGAGTCGATTTTTCGCAACTGGTTATGATTCTGATACTGATACTGCATCAGAAGAAGAGCAAGTACCTAGGGGACCAACTGCAGCTTTCACA TTCAGTGATGAAGAAGAAGAGACAAAACGGGTTGTTCGTTCGACAAAGGAGAAGAGATACGAAGAGATTGCAAATCTCATTAAACTAATACGAAACTATAAAAAGATCAAAGACATGAGCAGTATGCTGTCCA GTTTCGAGGATCTAATGCGTGCCTATCAAAAGGCATTACCTGTAATTACGAAAGAGGAAGCTGGCCAAACACCGCGATTTTATGTCAGATGTTTGGTGGAAATGGAAGATTTCATTAATGAAATATGGGAGGATCGTGAAGGGCGTAAAAATATGTcaaaaaacaattcgaagtctTTAACTTCTTTGCGTCAGAAACTTCGTAAATATAACAAAGACTTTGAAGATGACATAGCCAAGTTCAGAGAGAATCCGGATCAagacgacgacgaggaggaggaTAAAC CCGAAGAAGTTGTAGAATCTGAGGAAGAGGATGACAGTGCTGTAGCTTTCAAGAAAGCTGCTTCCGAAGCAAGCGAACCAGACATATCCAAATTCAAA AAAAGTGCGGCTGATGGTGATGATGGTAGCGAAAGTGAATCTGATTGGGGCAGCTCCTCGGATAGTGAAAGCACGAGTAGCGAAGACGAGGGCCAATATCAAAATATTCGCGAGCGATTCATTAAAAA AGCGGCTGAtaaggaggaggaagaagacAAAGCGAAGCGGAAAGAACAGCGAAAGGAGCGTAAAGACAAGGAAAGGAAAAAGAGGAAGGACGAGGACGATGGTGAAGGCGAATGGGAGACTGTGAAGGGGGGTGTAGCCATCGCATCCGAGAAGCCGAAAATGTTCGCTAAAGATGCTGAGATCAACGTGGCTGCTGTTTTGAAGAAGCTGTCTGAAATCATTGCTGCTCGTGGTAAAAAGCGCACAGACAGACGGGAACAGATAGAGCTGTTGCACGAGTTGCAATCGATAGCTGATGCTCATAATCTTGGGCCAGCTGTGGCGGTGAAGATCAAGTTCTCTATAGTATCCTCTATCTTCGATTACAATCCGAAGGTATCGGACGCGATGAAGCCTGAGCACTGGACCAAGATCCTGGAACGTATAACAGAGATGCTGGACATGCTGCTGAGTACCAAAGACATGATAATCGCCGAGAACGTATCTGAGGATGCGGAAGAGTTTGAGGTCGCTCCGTATAAAATACATGGGTGTGTGTTGACATTAGTAGAACGTTTAGACGAAGAGTTCACGAAACTGTTAAAGGAGTGCGATCCGCACAGTAACGAGTACGTAGAACGATTGAAAGATGAGAAACAAGTGTCGACGATAATTGACAAGGTTCAAGAGTACTTGGAAAGGCAAAGAACCGCGTCCGAACTCTGTCGCGTATATCTACGTAAAATCGAGCATTTGTATTACAAGTTTGACCCGAATGTTCTTAAACAGAGAGAG GGAGAACTCGGTTCAGACGTTACAACGTCCGTCCAAGTAATGGAGAAGCTTTGTAAATATGTTTATGCTCGTGATGGAACGGACAGGCTCAGGACTCGTGCGATCCTTTCTCATATTTATCATCACGCTCTTCACGATAACTGGTTTCAAGCGCGCGACCTAATATTAATGTCTCATTTACAAGAAACCATTCAGCATTCTGATCCAGCTACACAG ATTTTGTACAATAGAATTATAGCTCACCTGGGCTTGTGCGCGTTCCGTCACGCGAATATTAAAGATGCACACAATTGTCTGGTCGATTTGATGGTAACAGGAAAGGTGAAGGAACTTCTGGCGCAAGGTCTTCTTCCTCAAAGACAGCACGAGCGTAGCAAGGAGCAAGAGAAGATCGAGAAACAGAGACAAATGCCGTTCCATATGCACATCAATTTAGAACTTTTGGAATGCGTTTATCTGGTCTCTGCAATGCTCATTGAAATCCCATACATGGCTGCTCATGAGTTCGATGCGAGAAGGAGAATGATTTCGAAGACATTCTATCAACAGTTGAGATCCAGCGAACGTCAGTCGTTGGTTGGTCCTCCGGAATCGATGAGGGAGCACGTTGTGGCCGCGGCGAAAGCGATGCGCAACGGAAACTGGTCGGCATGCAATAATTTCATAATCAACGAGAAGATGAACGCCAAAGTTTGGGATCTTTTCTATCAAGCGGATAAAGTTCGGGACATGCTTACAAGATTGATCAAAGAAGAGGCTTTGAGGACGTATTTATTCACCTATTCGCACGTCTATGATTCTATGTCTATGCCAAAACTGGCGGAGATGTTCCAATTGAAACGACCCGTTGTTCATTCTATTATCAGTAAAATGATCATCAACGAGGAGCTTATGGCGTCACTGGATGACCCCACAGAAACCGTTGTTATGCATCGCAGCGAGCCAAGTCGTCTTCAATCTCTAGCGTTGCAGCTCACCGACAAAGTGAACAATTTTGTCGATTCCAATGAACGTATTTTCGAAATGAAACAAG GGAACTTTTTTTCAAGAGGAAATCAAGGAAATTTCCGCGACAGGCAAAATTACAACCGACAAGGACAGGATTGGGGTCGTCAGAGACGAGATCGCGACAGGGATCGTAATCGCGAAGAGAatcgaaattattaa
- the LOC143260676 gene encoding eukaryotic translation initiation factor 3 subunit C-like isoform X1, producing MCAFLTCSGTVISRGKIFLYNMSRFFATGYDSDTDTASEEEQVPRGPTAAFTFSDEEEETKRVVRSTKEKRYEEIANLIKLIRNYKKIKDMSSMLSSFEDLMRAYQKALPVITKEEAGQTPRFYVRCLVEMEDFINEIWEDREGRKNMSKNNSKSLTSLRQKLRKYNKDFEDDIAKFRENPDQDDDEEEDKPEEVVESEEEDDSAVAFKKAASEASEPDISKFKKSAADGDDGSESESDWGSSSDSESTSSEDEGQYQNIRERFIKNRAADKEEEEDKAKRKEQRKERKDKERKKRKDEDDGEGEWETVKGGVAIASEKPKMFAKDAEINVAAVLKKLSEIIAARGKKRTDRREQIELLHELQSIADAHNLGPAVAVKIKFSIVSSIFDYNPKVSDAMKPEHWTKILERITEMLDMLLSTKDMIIAENVSEDAEEFEVAPYKIHGCVLTLVERLDEEFTKLLKECDPHSNEYVERLKDEKQVSTIIDKVQEYLERQRTASELCRVYLRKIEHLYYKFDPNVLKQREGELGSDVTTSVQVMEKLCKYVYARDGTDRLRTRAILSHIYHHALHDNWFQARDLILMSHLQETIQHSDPATQILYNRIIAHLGLCAFRHANIKDAHNCLVDLMVTGKVKELLAQGLLPQRQHERSKEQEKIEKQRQMPFHMHINLELLECVYLVSAMLIEIPYMAAHEFDARRRMISKTFYQQLRSSERQSLVGPPESMREHVVAAAKAMRNGNWSACNNFIINEKMNAKVWDLFYQADKVRDMLTRLIKEEALRTYLFTYSHVYDSMSMPKLAEMFQLKRPVVHSIISKMIINEELMASLDDPTETVVMHRSEPSRLQSLALQLTDKVNNFVDSNERIFEMKQGNFFSRGNQGNFRDRQNYNRQGQDWGRQRRDRDRDRNREENRNY from the exons ATGTGCGCCTTCCTAACCTGCAGTGGTACTGTCATTTCAAGaggaaaaa TATTTTTGTACAATATGAGTCGATTTTTCGCAACTGGTTATGATTCTGATACTGATACTGCATCAGAAGAAGAGCAAGTACCTAGGGGACCAACTGCAGCTTTCACA TTCAGTGATGAAGAAGAAGAGACAAAACGGGTTGTTCGTTCGACAAAGGAGAAGAGATACGAAGAGATTGCAAATCTCATTAAACTAATACGAAACTATAAAAAGATCAAAGACATGAGCAGTATGCTGTCCA GTTTCGAGGATCTAATGCGTGCCTATCAAAAGGCATTACCTGTAATTACGAAAGAGGAAGCTGGCCAAACACCGCGATTTTATGTCAGATGTTTGGTGGAAATGGAAGATTTCATTAATGAAATATGGGAGGATCGTGAAGGGCGTAAAAATATGTcaaaaaacaattcgaagtctTTAACTTCTTTGCGTCAGAAACTTCGTAAATATAACAAAGACTTTGAAGATGACATAGCCAAGTTCAGAGAGAATCCGGATCAagacgacgacgaggaggaggaTAAAC CCGAAGAAGTTGTAGAATCTGAGGAAGAGGATGACAGTGCTGTAGCTTTCAAGAAAGCTGCTTCCGAAGCAAGCGAACCAGACATATCCAAATTCAAA AAAAGTGCGGCTGATGGTGATGATGGTAGCGAAAGTGAATCTGATTGGGGCAGCTCCTCGGATAGTGAAAGCACGAGTAGCGAAGACGAGGGCCAATATCAAAATATTCGCGAGCGATTCATTAAAAA TAGAGCGGCTGAtaaggaggaggaagaagacAAAGCGAAGCGGAAAGAACAGCGAAAGGAGCGTAAAGACAAGGAAAGGAAAAAGAGGAAGGACGAGGACGATGGTGAAGGCGAATGGGAGACTGTGAAGGGGGGTGTAGCCATCGCATCCGAGAAGCCGAAAATGTTCGCTAAAGATGCTGAGATCAACGTGGCTGCTGTTTTGAAGAAGCTGTCTGAAATCATTGCTGCTCGTGGTAAAAAGCGCACAGACAGACGGGAACAGATAGAGCTGTTGCACGAGTTGCAATCGATAGCTGATGCTCATAATCTTGGGCCAGCTGTGGCGGTGAAGATCAAGTTCTCTATAGTATCCTCTATCTTCGATTACAATCCGAAGGTATCGGACGCGATGAAGCCTGAGCACTGGACCAAGATCCTGGAACGTATAACAGAGATGCTGGACATGCTGCTGAGTACCAAAGACATGATAATCGCCGAGAACGTATCTGAGGATGCGGAAGAGTTTGAGGTCGCTCCGTATAAAATACATGGGTGTGTGTTGACATTAGTAGAACGTTTAGACGAAGAGTTCACGAAACTGTTAAAGGAGTGCGATCCGCACAGTAACGAGTACGTAGAACGATTGAAAGATGAGAAACAAGTGTCGACGATAATTGACAAGGTTCAAGAGTACTTGGAAAGGCAAAGAACCGCGTCCGAACTCTGTCGCGTATATCTACGTAAAATCGAGCATTTGTATTACAAGTTTGACCCGAATGTTCTTAAACAGAGAGAG GGAGAACTCGGTTCAGACGTTACAACGTCCGTCCAAGTAATGGAGAAGCTTTGTAAATATGTTTATGCTCGTGATGGAACGGACAGGCTCAGGACTCGTGCGATCCTTTCTCATATTTATCATCACGCTCTTCACGATAACTGGTTTCAAGCGCGCGACCTAATATTAATGTCTCATTTACAAGAAACCATTCAGCATTCTGATCCAGCTACACAG ATTTTGTACAATAGAATTATAGCTCACCTGGGCTTGTGCGCGTTCCGTCACGCGAATATTAAAGATGCACACAATTGTCTGGTCGATTTGATGGTAACAGGAAAGGTGAAGGAACTTCTGGCGCAAGGTCTTCTTCCTCAAAGACAGCACGAGCGTAGCAAGGAGCAAGAGAAGATCGAGAAACAGAGACAAATGCCGTTCCATATGCACATCAATTTAGAACTTTTGGAATGCGTTTATCTGGTCTCTGCAATGCTCATTGAAATCCCATACATGGCTGCTCATGAGTTCGATGCGAGAAGGAGAATGATTTCGAAGACATTCTATCAACAGTTGAGATCCAGCGAACGTCAGTCGTTGGTTGGTCCTCCGGAATCGATGAGGGAGCACGTTGTGGCCGCGGCGAAAGCGATGCGCAACGGAAACTGGTCGGCATGCAATAATTTCATAATCAACGAGAAGATGAACGCCAAAGTTTGGGATCTTTTCTATCAAGCGGATAAAGTTCGGGACATGCTTACAAGATTGATCAAAGAAGAGGCTTTGAGGACGTATTTATTCACCTATTCGCACGTCTATGATTCTATGTCTATGCCAAAACTGGCGGAGATGTTCCAATTGAAACGACCCGTTGTTCATTCTATTATCAGTAAAATGATCATCAACGAGGAGCTTATGGCGTCACTGGATGACCCCACAGAAACCGTTGTTATGCATCGCAGCGAGCCAAGTCGTCTTCAATCTCTAGCGTTGCAGCTCACCGACAAAGTGAACAATTTTGTCGATTCCAATGAACGTATTTTCGAAATGAAACAAG GGAACTTTTTTTCAAGAGGAAATCAAGGAAATTTCCGCGACAGGCAAAATTACAACCGACAAGGACAGGATTGGGGTCGTCAGAGACGAGATCGCGACAGGGATCGTAATCGCGAAGAGAatcgaaattattaa
- the LOC143260678 gene encoding uncharacterized protein LOC143260678 — protein sequence MQAKFRYFINLLSLLRYRPENLLHKLPNWTSEWNNDAQRMKLLLSYFKQIEQKYVHVLSYVFNDNYIPVNAQAMNVVVNQESDRRNLDKLSTLPDCVTHRQILKNPTCSYIRSIITGNNILEKIKEI from the exons ATGCAAGCGAAATTccgttattttataaatttactcAGTTTACTCAGATACAGACCGGAGAATCTTTTGCATAAATTACCAAATTGGACCAGCGAATGGAACAACGATGCTCAGAGGATGAAGCTTTTGTTAAGTTATTTTAAACAAATAGAACAGAAATACGTACATGTCCTTAGTTACGTGTTCAATGACAACTACATTCCCGTgaat GCCCAAGCAATGAATGTTGTTGTGAATCAGGAAAGCGATCGTCGGAATCTTGATAAATTATCTACTTTACCGGATTGCGTT ACACACAGACAAATCCTCAAGAATCCGACTTGTTCTTACATTCGAAGTATTATAACGGGTAATAACATCCTCGAAAAGATAAAGGAGATATAA